One Planktothrix serta PCC 8927 DNA window includes the following coding sequences:
- a CDS encoding ATP-binding protein, producing the protein MTSNYSADQIQVLEGLEAVRKRPGMYIGSTGPRGLHHLVYEVVDNAIDEALAGYCTHIEIDFNADGSVTVIDDGRGIPVDTHSKTGKSALETVLTVLHAGGKFGGGGYKVSGGLHGVGVSVVNALSEWVEVTVFRDKKEYRQRFERGTPVTELTSKPIKEARTGTSVCFLPDTVIFTSGIEFDCDTIASRLRELAYLNAGVKITLTDSRLEFLRRETPRIETYCYQGGIREYIAYMNNDKQPLHEDIIYISGERNNVQIEVALQWCTDAYSDTVLGFANNIRTIDGGTHLEGLKTVLTRTLNAMARKRNKLKEGEPNLGGENIREGLTAIISAKVPDPEFEGQTKTRLGNPEVRGIVDSLVGEALTEYLEFNPGIADAVIEKAIQAFKAAEAARRARDLVRRKSVLESSPLPGKLADCSTRDPEESEIFLVEGDSAGGCLFSFTYISLADGLEKTIKEIVDEQAEGKEHFCYTINQSGNIAIERIINARLTKKDAQVVKLTLDNGETLICTPDHPFMLRDGSYKAAAKLTPEDSLMPFHRKISQKGIDGGLNGYEMVWNPGYDKWIYTHLLADFYNLKQGVYQASEGNHRHHVDFNKRNNNPTNIQRLPAQDHFALHRAHLEKTLHRPDVIEKSRQVHQSAEFREFMKQRMMQPETRQILSEQAKAQWEDEQYKAYMAEKWREFYESNEEYRQENNEMLYQAQQEYWSHEENRLKQAERVRQYFADNPELRQAYSEAAKKQWEDENLLEWRREKTKEQWTREFRKKRRQALDETYYAKTLAALYKVYSHYGYMDVDKYENYRKRQKDNSILTFKTFCDRYFEGDEVATRMAIRNYNHRVVSIEWLEEGQDVYDIEVPHSHNFALSAGIFVHNSAKQGRDRRTQAILPLRGKILNIEKTDDAKIYKNNEIQSLITALGLGIKGEEFDASQLRYHKVIIMSVAGDEPTLVMEDSGKTEFVEIGTFIDECIAGKRTPERYQVIAFDPVTHATRFRPIKAVIRHGHEEPMYQLKTRYNRQIKVTSSHSVFVYENGEVKLKKGNEVKPGDWLVASRRLPRSTEPQTPIDLLRTFYEAGVTQSLYLQGEDVRKIASRRILAKVEKPELLSEARVELEDNAWQELIAQRQSLGITQQQLANAIGVKQAITISHWERGINRPILSNFLDYLEAIGGNENVVYQTLPSKINQLLTQNDSSKNARWREVSDYKPFEYFTPSELIQLGDNLKIVPQAHQNKAFDRYLPITSELMWFLGWYVAEGTLSKHQVSLNLGTKDERFIPELITAIQAVFGETPRRYNDPESQGIKLYFNSVMAARLLQAWGLGKKAHEKPIPDLVFSVTEPLQLAFLEGYFLGDGTTSGANISWTTNSHSLKEGLLYLFGQLGLIISTSEHQPQCHETASIQTRHSYYTLTLCGKQQLESCRLIWQRHLGAEKLNAYLQLPMQKPMDYLPISEDLMGLKVIAAEEIELVGDYVYDFSVEGDENFICGTGGLCCHNTDADVDGAHIRTLLLTFFYRYQRELVDQGYIYIACPPLYKVERGRNHQYCYNERELQDYLSSLPSNANYNIQRFKGLGEMMPEQLWTTTMNPETRMIKRVEIEDAAEADRIFTVLMGDRVAPRREFIETHAPRLNLTDLDI; encoded by the coding sequence ATGACCAGCAATTACAGCGCCGACCAAATTCAAGTTCTTGAAGGTTTGGAAGCCGTTCGCAAACGCCCTGGAATGTACATTGGTTCCACCGGGCCGCGAGGACTCCACCATTTAGTATACGAGGTTGTAGACAATGCGATCGATGAAGCGCTGGCTGGCTATTGTACCCACATCGAAATTGATTTCAACGCCGATGGTTCTGTCACCGTTATCGATGATGGTCGCGGTATCCCCGTTGATACCCATTCTAAAACCGGAAAGTCTGCGTTAGAAACCGTGTTAACCGTTCTGCACGCCGGAGGAAAATTTGGCGGAGGCGGTTATAAAGTTTCGGGGGGTTTACATGGGGTCGGGGTTTCCGTTGTTAACGCTTTATCAGAATGGGTAGAAGTTACGGTTTTTCGGGATAAAAAAGAATATCGCCAACGCTTTGAGCGGGGAACTCCCGTGACCGAACTTACCTCAAAACCGATCAAAGAAGCTCGAACCGGAACATCCGTTTGCTTTTTACCTGATACTGTAATTTTTACCAGTGGAATTGAGTTTGATTGTGATACGATTGCTTCGCGTTTACGCGAACTCGCCTATTTGAATGCGGGAGTTAAAATTACTCTGACAGATAGTCGTTTAGAATTTTTAAGACGGGAAACTCCCCGGATAGAAACCTACTGTTATCAAGGCGGAATTAGGGAGTATATCGCCTATATGAACAACGATAAACAACCCCTCCATGAAGATATTATTTATATTTCTGGAGAACGGAATAATGTTCAAATTGAAGTCGCCTTGCAGTGGTGTACCGATGCCTATAGTGATACGGTTTTAGGCTTCGCTAATAATATTAGAACCATCGATGGGGGCACCCATTTAGAAGGGTTAAAAACCGTTTTGACTCGAACTTTAAATGCGATGGCTCGCAAACGGAATAAACTCAAAGAAGGAGAGCCTAATTTAGGCGGGGAAAATATTAGAGAAGGCTTAACCGCCATTATTTCTGCGAAAGTTCCCGATCCTGAATTTGAAGGACAAACCAAAACCCGATTAGGAAATCCAGAAGTTCGGGGAATTGTTGACTCCTTGGTGGGGGAAGCTTTAACCGAGTATTTGGAATTTAATCCAGGAATTGCTGATGCGGTAATTGAGAAGGCTATTCAAGCATTTAAAGCCGCAGAAGCCGCTCGCCGCGCACGGGATTTAGTCCGTCGAAAATCGGTCTTAGAATCCTCTCCTTTGCCCGGTAAATTAGCCGATTGCAGCACCCGTGATCCCGAAGAATCGGAGATTTTCTTAGTCGAAGGCGACAGCGCCGGCGGTTGTTTGTTTAGTTTTACTTATATATCACTTGCCGATGGATTGGAAAAAACTATCAAAGAGATTGTCGATGAACAAGCTGAGGGGAAAGAGCATTTTTGCTACACCATTAATCAAAGTGGCAATATTGCCATTGAACGCATTATTAATGCACGACTGACCAAAAAAGATGCCCAAGTCGTGAAATTAACTTTAGATAATGGAGAAACCCTGATTTGTACTCCTGATCACCCCTTTATGTTACGTGACGGGAGTTATAAAGCGGCAGCAAAATTAACCCCAGAAGATTCCTTGATGCCATTTCATCGAAAAATTTCTCAGAAAGGGATAGATGGAGGATTAAACGGTTATGAAATGGTTTGGAACCCCGGTTATGATAAATGGATTTATACCCATTTATTAGCGGATTTTTATAACTTAAAACAGGGGGTTTATCAAGCGTCTGAGGGAAATCATCGTCACCATGTTGATTTTAATAAACGCAACAATAATCCCACCAATATTCAACGCTTACCAGCCCAAGACCATTTCGCTTTACATCGCGCCCATTTAGAAAAAACCTTACATCGTCCTGATGTCATTGAAAAAAGCCGTCAAGTGCATCAAAGTGCAGAATTCCGAGAATTTATGAAGCAACGGATGATGCAACCTGAAACCCGACAAATTCTGTCAGAACAGGCTAAAGCCCAATGGGAAGATGAGCAATATAAAGCTTATATGGCAGAGAAATGGCGAGAGTTTTATGAAAGTAATGAGGAGTATCGCCAAGAAAATAATGAAATGTTATATCAGGCGCAACAGGAATATTGGAGCCATGAAGAAAATCGCCTGAAACAAGCAGAACGAGTGCGACAATATTTTGCCGATAATCCTGAACTTCGACAAGCTTATTCTGAAGCAGCAAAAAAACAATGGGAAGATGAAAATCTCTTGGAATGGCGACGGGAAAAAACCAAGGAACAATGGACACGAGAGTTTCGCAAAAAACGTCGTCAAGCGTTAGATGAAACCTATTATGCCAAAACACTGGCTGCGCTGTATAAAGTCTATTCCCATTATGGGTATATGGACGTTGACAAGTACGAAAACTATCGCAAACGTCAAAAAGATAATAGTATATTGACCTTTAAAACGTTTTGCGATCGCTATTTTGAAGGGGATGAAGTCGCAACTCGCATGGCAATTCGGAACTATAACCATCGGGTCGTTTCCATTGAATGGTTAGAAGAAGGGCAGGATGTTTATGATATTGAAGTTCCTCATAGTCATAACTTTGCTTTATCGGCGGGTATCTTTGTACATAATAGTGCTAAACAAGGACGCGATCGCCGCACCCAAGCCATTCTTCCTTTACGCGGAAAAATCCTGAATATTGAGAAAACTGATGATGCCAAAATCTACAAAAACAATGAAATTCAATCCTTAATTACCGCCTTGGGCTTAGGGATTAAAGGAGAAGAATTCGATGCCTCTCAATTGCGTTATCATAAAGTCATCATTATGAGCGTTGCTGGAGACGAACCAACGCTAGTAATGGAGGATAGTGGCAAAACAGAATTCGTAGAAATTGGCACATTTATTGATGAATGTATTGCCGGAAAACGCACCCCAGAACGCTATCAAGTAATTGCCTTTGATCCAGTTACTCACGCCACTCGTTTTCGTCCGATTAAAGCAGTGATTCGTCATGGACATGAAGAACCCATGTATCAACTGAAAACTCGCTATAATCGTCAAATTAAAGTGACATCTTCCCATAGTGTTTTTGTTTATGAAAATGGGGAAGTCAAACTCAAAAAAGGCAATGAAGTTAAACCCGGAGATTGGTTAGTAGCCAGCCGTCGTTTACCGCGTTCAACGGAACCCCAAACTCCCATTGATTTACTCCGAACTTTCTATGAAGCGGGTGTAACTCAATCGTTATATTTGCAAGGAGAAGATGTTCGTAAAATTGCCAGTCGCCGGATTTTAGCGAAAGTTGAAAAACCCGAATTATTAAGTGAAGCACGGGTGGAATTAGAGGATAACGCCTGGCAAGAGTTAATTGCTCAACGTCAATCATTAGGCATAACTCAACAGCAATTAGCGAATGCTATTGGAGTCAAACAAGCGATTACTATTAGTCACTGGGAACGGGGGATTAATCGACCGATTTTGTCTAACTTCTTAGATTATTTAGAAGCCATTGGAGGGAATGAAAATGTTGTTTACCAAACCCTCCCTTCTAAAATTAATCAACTTCTAACTCAAAATGACAGCAGTAAAAATGCTCGTTGGCGCGAAGTTAGTGATTACAAACCCTTTGAATATTTCACACCCAGTGAGTTAATTCAGTTGGGAGATAACCTGAAAATTGTTCCTCAAGCGCACCAGAATAAAGCCTTTGATCGTTATTTACCCATTACATCAGAATTAATGTGGTTTTTGGGTTGGTATGTGGCAGAAGGAACCTTATCTAAACATCAAGTTAGCCTGAATTTAGGCACAAAAGATGAACGGTTTATCCCTGAATTAATCACGGCAATTCAAGCGGTTTTTGGGGAAACGCCACGTCGTTATAATGATCCCGAAAGTCAAGGCATTAAACTCTATTTTAATAGTGTGATGGCTGCCCGACTTTTACAAGCATGGGGATTAGGGAAAAAAGCTCATGAAAAACCCATTCCCGATCTTGTTTTCTCCGTCACTGAACCCTTGCAGCTTGCCTTTTTAGAGGGGTATTTCTTAGGGGATGGTACCACCAGTGGGGCGAATATTTCTTGGACGACCAATTCCCATTCCTTAAAAGAAGGATTACTGTATTTATTCGGACAATTGGGGTTAATTATTAGTACCAGTGAACATCAACCTCAATGTCATGAAACAGCTTCCATCCAAACCCGTCATTCCTATTACACCCTCACCCTTTGTGGCAAACAACAACTAGAAAGTTGTCGGTTAATTTGGCAACGTCATTTAGGGGCAGAAAAACTCAATGCTTATTTACAACTTCCGATGCAGAAACCGATGGATTATTTACCCATTAGTGAAGATTTAATGGGATTAAAAGTCATTGCTGCCGAGGAAATTGAATTAGTCGGAGACTATGTTTATGACTTCTCGGTTGAGGGGGATGAAAACTTTATTTGTGGAACTGGAGGACTTTGTTGTCATAATACAGACGCGGACGTTGATGGCGCCCATATCCGTACTTTGTTACTGACATTTTTCTATCGTTATCAACGGGAATTAGTGGATCAAGGCTATATTTATATTGCCTGTCCTCCCTTGTACAAAGTGGAACGGGGACGGAACCATCAATATTGTTATAATGAGCGAGAATTGCAGGACTATTTGAGTAGTTTACCCAGCAATGCTAACTACAATATTCAACGGTTTAAAGGGTTAGGAGAAATGATGCCCGAACAACTTTGGACAACCACCATGAACCCAGAAACTCGGATGATTAAACGGGTTGAAATTGAAGATGCGGCGGAAGCAGATCGGATTTTTACCGTGTTAATGGGCGATCGCGTTGCTCCTCGTCGGGAGTTTATTGAAACCCATGCTCCCCGCTTGAATTTGACGGATTTAGATATCTAA
- a CDS encoding sigma-70 family RNA polymerase sigma factor encodes MSQSIPISWSKADVSIPLEQLPLEQLSNSDLVLRCQLGVCPDRAAFTELLRRYQSHVDKILYHLAPDWQDRADLAQEVWIRVYRNVKRLQEPAKFRGWLSRIATNLFYDELRKRKRVKPPLSLDAPRNIEDGEMDWEIAADSPGPDEDMATREFYSHLHDAIADLPEVFRTTIVLREIEGLAYEEIAEMTGVSLGTVKSRIARARQRLQADLQVYLNP; translated from the coding sequence ATGAGCCAATCCATACCTATCTCTTGGTCTAAGGCTGACGTCTCTATCCCCCTAGAGCAATTACCCCTTGAACAACTGTCAAACTCTGATTTAGTTTTGCGTTGTCAACTGGGAGTCTGTCCAGATCGAGCCGCCTTCACAGAACTACTTCGTCGCTATCAATCCCATGTTGATAAGATTCTTTACCATCTGGCTCCAGATTGGCAAGATCGAGCAGACTTAGCCCAGGAAGTCTGGATTCGAGTGTATCGCAATGTTAAACGTCTGCAAGAGCCAGCAAAGTTTCGGGGATGGTTAAGCCGGATTGCTACTAATTTATTTTATGACGAACTCCGCAAGCGCAAACGGGTCAAACCGCCTCTGTCTTTAGATGCACCGCGCAATATTGAAGATGGAGAAATGGACTGGGAAATTGCTGCCGATAGTCCTGGCCCGGATGAAGATATGGCTACCCGTGAATTTTATAGCCATCTTCATGATGCGATCGCTGATTTACCCGAAGTATTCCGCACGACCATTGTTTTGCGGGAAATTGAAGGATTAGCTTATGAAGAAATTGCTGAAATGACCGGGGTTTCCCTGGGAACAGTGAAATCGAGAATCGCCAGAGCGCGTCAACGCTTACAAGCTGACCTACAAGTTTATCTGAATCCCTAA
- a CDS encoding anti-sigma factor family protein, producing the protein MKHNFEPEPQINSTIQGHLSGEHSDPLTPTLDHLDPQQFQILSAYLDGEATVSERRQVQAWLDTDPQIKEIYLQLLQLRSRLQSAPVPASHPSVQQLATRVFQRLNQRTRVMATWGGTAIAALLVMTISGGISGNWGRVSMLAQSQNLNYSEPLQIALNEPLIPIVNPNAVSISVDQPIIPIPKAAVSTPTN; encoded by the coding sequence ATGAAGCACAATTTTGAGCCTGAACCACAAATTAACTCAACCATTCAGGGACATCTATCTGGGGAACACTCAGATCCTCTAACTCCTACATTAGATCATCTTGACCCTCAACAATTTCAAATCCTCAGTGCCTACCTAGATGGAGAAGCAACGGTTTCAGAACGCCGTCAAGTTCAAGCTTGGCTAGATACTGATCCCCAAATTAAAGAAATTTACTTACAACTACTCCAACTCCGTTCTCGTTTACAATCGGCTCCTGTTCCGGCTTCTCATCCCTCGGTGCAACAACTCGCCACCCGTGTTTTCCAACGTTTAAATCAGAGAACTCGGGTGATGGCGACTTGGGGAGGAACAGCGATCGCAGCTTTATTGGTGATGACAATTTCAGGCGGTATTTCAGGAAATTGGGGACGAGTTTCGATGTTGGCTCAATCTCAAAATTTGAACTATTCCGAACCCCTACAAATTGCCTTGAATGAACCTCTGATCCCAATTGTTAATCCTAACGCGGTTAGTATTAGCGTGGATCAACCGATTATTCCAATTCCTAAAGCTGCGGTTTCCACACCTACTAATTAA
- a CDS encoding AAA family ATPase, producing MFNFLKHLVEIIQRLNSYYYYSHGIKGTVLPVNAANYVKREVDVQVYEFIKNYEQKFPVCYVFGLPQSGKSSLRLRTAKKLEEEGYISISLSAQTLSSPVTEDLFYSHLVQEISYRFKQFGAEVVLELQSFWQTLKEQSYEIKFPEFIRQTIRFSKNKTLVIFLDDSQNLAEWEGLRTFLENLCIPNFVLVLFGNVHPSKVLPLKNSGQNPITVFEISPLEGECPPLQARLRVVSRNPQALFQDILTWTGGQPFLTQFLCSFAVKWLKIENHNATELLRTLVQEKIVQKWTSQPVLVSHFQAIEDYYIQGDPRVAEIQFLALEIYKQVLQHPKSTQFSEQSLAQRELLVSGLVTKCGEFLDVANPIYGNVFDLNWIEKIQKKLNSGRLMMTLNLSIYDRDCFFLVSKGASMTNPIAARDPRERYYAIKDSVKGHIAEVLRVSPGAESKRVSDKATLAFFNINKVARNNYNITDHNQVDTHFNANTPAGDAFITPTFKGLMDKWFEARSEDRGGIVFIYTDGEFTDFDQFVAEIKNQCKKLKNHSYLKILIVGVGEAIQSPVAVEKYFKLDLNGYGFEDHYGHPCNVVIFNRLESVNEYGAIQSILEQLVECPEVGMPDWLQEEYPDIYENLKREYDLP from the coding sequence ATGTTTAACTTCCTAAAACACCTGGTAGAAATCATCCAACGTCTTAACAGTTACTATTACTATTCCCATGGAATTAAAGGAACTGTTTTACCTGTTAATGCGGCCAATTATGTTAAGCGGGAGGTAGATGTTCAAGTTTATGAATTCATCAAAAATTATGAGCAAAAATTCCCAGTTTGCTATGTTTTTGGGCTTCCTCAAAGTGGAAAATCTAGTTTAAGGTTAAGAACTGCTAAAAAATTAGAGGAGGAAGGTTACATTAGCATATCTCTATCCGCCCAAACTTTGAGTTCTCCTGTAACAGAAGATTTGTTTTACTCCCATTTAGTGCAGGAAATTAGTTACAGATTCAAACAATTTGGTGCAGAAGTCGTTTTAGAGTTACAGTCATTTTGGCAAACCTTAAAGGAGCAATCTTATGAGATCAAATTTCCAGAATTTATTCGGCAGACAATTCGGTTTTCTAAGAACAAGACGTTAGTTATTTTCTTAGATGATAGCCAAAATCTAGCCGAATGGGAGGGACTCCGAACCTTTTTAGAGAACCTTTGCATCCCTAATTTTGTACTTGTGCTGTTCGGAAATGTCCATCCTAGTAAAGTTTTACCCCTTAAAAACTCTGGCCAAAATCCGATAACCGTGTTTGAGATCTCACCTCTTGAGGGTGAATGTCCACCCCTGCAAGCAAGATTGAGAGTAGTGAGTCGAAATCCCCAAGCCTTATTTCAAGATATTTTGACTTGGACAGGGGGGCAACCTTTCTTAACACAGTTTTTGTGTTCTTTTGCGGTTAAATGGCTTAAAATAGAAAATCATAATGCTACCGAGCTACTGAGAACCTTAGTCCAAGAAAAGATAGTTCAAAAGTGGACAAGCCAACCTGTACTTGTCTCTCACTTTCAGGCTATTGAGGATTATTACATTCAAGGAGACCCCAGGGTAGCAGAAATCCAATTCTTAGCCCTAGAAATTTACAAGCAAGTTCTCCAACACCCAAAGTCTACTCAGTTTTCTGAGCAAAGTTTGGCCCAAAGAGAATTGCTGGTCTCAGGATTAGTAACAAAATGTGGTGAATTTCTGGATGTTGCTAATCCTATCTATGGAAACGTTTTTGATCTAAATTGGATCGAAAAAATACAAAAAAAACTAAATTCTGGGAGATTGATGATGACACTTAATCTATCTATTTATGATCGAGATTGCTTTTTTCTGGTTTCTAAAGGAGCATCAATGACAAATCCCATTGCAGCTAGAGACCCAAGAGAGCGTTATTATGCTATTAAAGATTCAGTTAAGGGACATATTGCGGAAGTTTTAAGAGTTAGTCCAGGTGCTGAATCTAAAAGAGTTAGTGATAAAGCAACTCTGGCTTTTTTTAACATTAATAAAGTAGCCCGGAATAACTACAATATTACAGATCATAATCAAGTTGATACCCACTTTAATGCTAACACTCCCGCAGGTGATGCTTTTATTACTCCAACCTTTAAGGGTTTAATGGATAAGTGGTTTGAAGCACGCTCAGAAGATCGAGGAGGTATTGTATTTATTTATACTGATGGGGAATTCACTGATTTTGATCAATTTGTTGCAGAAATTAAAAATCAATGTAAAAAACTTAAAAACCACAGTTACTTAAAAATTTTAATTGTTGGAGTTGGAGAGGCAATTCAATCCCCTGTAGCAGTCGAGAAATATTTTAAACTCGATCTCAACGGTTATGGTTTTGAAGATCACTATGGACATCCTTGCAATGTTGTGATCTTTAACCGCCTAGAATCTGTTAATGAATACGGTGCTATTCAGTCTATACTTGAACAGCTAGTTGAATGCCCAGAAGTAGGAATGCCAGATTGGTTGCAAGAGGAATATCCTGATATTTATGAAAACTTAAAACGTGAATACGATCTTCCTTAA